One window from the genome of Salvia miltiorrhiza cultivar Shanhuang (shh) chromosome 7, IMPLAD_Smil_shh, whole genome shotgun sequence encodes:
- the LOC130993407 gene encoding uncharacterized protein LOC130993407 — translation MSRLNSSRQIQIDTSEPRYDDGDDETLDESNDGLKFQPSNSNLTEDLEPFMGVKVRRKASRLRDYQGDYIDVQSRPHLMKILEKQGDRKVLFADKVIKFTGSGKMKRRILLITDFAIYIADPDTDALKRRIALAAVEKLCLSELSDNFFAIIIPTEYDLLMASTRKTEIVTVLVDATKSASDYELEVALSNRFEYNAAAEVVKTVQFEEVEGGVKTRILQK, via the exons ATGTCGCGATTGAACTCGAGCCGTCAGATCCAAATCGATACCTCAGAGCCTCGGTACGATGACGGCGACGACGAAACCCTAGACGAAAGCAACGACGGCTTGAAATTTCAGCCGTCGAACAGCAATTTGACGGAGGATCTAGAGCCCTTTATGGGAGTCAAAGTTAGACGGAAAGCCTCTCGCCTTCGTGATTATCAGGGTGATTATATCGATGTTCAGTCCAGACCTCATCTTATGAAGATTCTCGAGAAACAAG GTGACAGAAAAGTCCTGTTTGCTGATAAAGTTATTAAGTTCACTGGCTCGGGCAAGATGAAACGCCGTATACTTCTCATAACTGATTTTGCCATCTACATTGCGGATCCGGATACTGATGCACTAAAAAGAAGGATAGCCCTTGCTGCTGTTGAGAAACTGTGCTTAAGTGAACTAAGCGACAATTTCTTTGCCATTATTATTCCCACAGAATATGACCTACTCATGGCTAGTACTAGAAAGACAGAAATAGTGACTGTCTTAGTGGATGCTACAAAGAGTGCCTCGGACTATGAACTCGAGGTTGCCTTATCTAACAG ATTTGAGTACAATGCAGCTGCAGAAGTAGTGAAGACAGTCCAATTTGAGGAAGTAGAAG GTGGTGTTAAAACAAGAATTCTTCAGAAATGA
- the LOC130993409 gene encoding acidic endochitinase-like, giving the protein MASYSYSLLLLFILTTFTSSEAAGIATYWGQNGNEGTLADACNSGNYQYVNIAFLNVFGNGQTPSLNLAGHCNPAAGTCTGISDDIRTCQSLGIKVLLSLGGQIGTYSLASADDASQVADYLWNSYLGGSSGTRPLGDAVLDGIDFDIEMGAGQPWDELARALSGYNAQRKVYLSAAPQCPIPDAVLDAAIQTGLFDYIWVQFYNNQQCDYSGGIDGVLARWNQWAAVPGGQVFMGVPASTAAAGTGYIPPDVLNSQVLPVIKASQKYGGVMVWNRFFDQSYSAAILPNI; this is encoded by the coding sequence ATGGCATCCTATTCCTATTCCCTCCTCCTTCTCTTTATCCTCACCACCTTCACCTCCTCCGAAGCCGCCGGAATCGCCACCTACTGGGGCCAGAACGGCAACGAGGGCACCCTCGCCGATGCATGCAACTCCGGCAACTACCAATACGTCAACATTGCATTCCTAAACGTCTTCGGCAACGGCCAAACCCCCTCCCTCAACCTCGCCGGCCACTGCAACCCCGCCGCCGGCACCTGCACTGGCATCAGCGACGACATCCGGACCTGCCAGTCCCTCGGCATCAAGGTGCTCCTCTCCCTCGGCGGCCAAATCGGCACCTACTCCCTCGCTTCCGCCGACGACGCCTCCCAGGTCGCCGATTACCTCTGGAACTCCTACCTCGGCGGCAGCTCCGGCACCAGGCCTCTTGGCGACGCCGTCCTCGACGGCATCGACTTCGACATCGAGATGGGCGCGGGGCAGCCATGGGACGAGCTGGCCCGGGCCCTCTCGGGGTACAACGCGCAGCGAAAGGTGTACCTATCGGCGGCGCCGCAGTGCCCCATCCCGGATGCTGTCTTGGACGCGGCCATCCAAACCGGGCTTTTTGATTATATCTGGGTCCAGTTTTACAACAATCAGCAGTGTGATTACAGCGGCGGCATCGACGGTGTTCTGGCCAGGTGGAACCAGTGGGCGGCGGTGCCCGGCGGCCAGGTGTTCATGGGAGTGCCGGCCTCCACGGCGGCGGCGGGCACAGGATACATCCCCCCAGATGTGCTCAACTCGCAGGTGCTGCCGGTCATCAAGGCTTCGCAAAAGTATGGAGGGGTGATGGTGTGGAATAGGTTCTTCGATCAGAGCTATAGTGCGGCCATTCTGCCCAATATCTGA
- the LOC130993406 gene encoding putative pentatricopeptide repeat-containing protein At3g49142, producing the protein MKTVKHRSILSRHVLNSTSNADTSIIHSLDKYPDIKTLQKIHGRIISDPKLCSDTSLAIKLMRAYAACCKPDVTRMVFDRIPERNSVICNVMIRSYVNNHLYEDAILMYKSILSSGVAPDHYTFPCVLKACSASDNIRFGVQMHSPAVKKGLDLTLFTGNGLVAMYGKCGNLVEARRVFDGMPFRDSVSWNSLVAGYAQNGRFDEALEVCEEMELLGVQHDSGTMASLSPAVTYTSVGNVMFVKKIFSNMVRKELVAWNVVIAMYTNNSMPAEAVGLYLEMGAQGIEADSITVASVLPACGDLSALSLGKRIHEYVELKRLRPNLSVENALIDMYAKCGCLLEARKVFEEMKIKDVVSWTSMMSAYGRSGKGHEAVELFSQMQDLGIVPDSIAFVSILSACSHAGLLAEGREYYRMMTERYEIVPRVEHFTCMVDLLGRAGRVDEAYAHIKQMPVEPNDRVWGALLNACHVYNNMDIGVVAADHLFELAPNQSGYYVLLSNIYAKAGRWRDVSLVRSIMKDRGIKKIPGVSNVELRDQVHTFLAGDRSHQQSKEIYEELDILVGKIKEAGYVPKTDTALHDVEEEEKENHLAVHSEKLAIVFALINSSPHTPIRVTKNLRVCEDCHVAIKFISKIADRQITVRDTNRYHHFENGICSCGDYW; encoded by the coding sequence ATGAAAACCGTTAAACACCGTAGCATACTTTCACGCCATGTTTTAAATAGCACTTCAAACGCAGATACTTCCATCATCCATTCACTAGACAAGTACCCAGACATCAAAACCCTACAAAAAATCCATGGTCGGATCATTTCCGACCCCAAATTGTGCTCGGACACGTCCCTGGCCATCAAGCTCATGCGAGCTTACGCTGCGTGCTGCAAACCCGATGTCACCCGCATGGTGTTCGACAGAATTCCCGAGAgaaacagtgtcatttgtaatgtcATGATTAGAAGTTATGTGAATAATCATTTGTATGAAGATGCGATTCTGATGTATAAGAGCATCCTTTCTTCGGGTGTTGCCCCCGATCATTACACGTTTCCTTGTGTTCTGAAAGCCTGCTCGGCCTCGGATAATATCAGGTTTGGGGTGCAGATGCATTCTCCGGCTGTAAAGAAAGGTCTTGATCTGACTCTGTTTACTGGTAATGGTCTGGTTGCGATGTACGGGAAATGTGGGAATTTGGTGGAGGCTAGGCGGGTTTTTGATGGAATGCCGTTTAGGGATAGTGTGTCTTGGAACTCTTTGGTGGCGGGCTATGCGCAGAATGGGCGGTTTGATGAAGCATTGGAGGTGTGTGAAGAAATGGAGTTGTTAGGTGTGCAGCATGATTCTGGCACAATGGCTAGCCTCTCTCCGGCTGTGACTTATACTAGTGTCGGAAATGTCATGTTTGTGAAGAAAATCTTCTCGAATATGGTGAGGAAGGAATTAGTGGCATGGAATGTAGTGATAGCAATGTATACAAATAATTCTATGCCTGCTGAAGCAGTTGGCCTCTACTTAGAGATGGGAGCTCAAGGGATAGAAGCTGATTCGATTACTGTAGCTAGTGTTCTTCCGGCTTGTGGTGATCTTTCTGCTCTATCACTAGGAAAGAGAATCCACGAGTATGTTGAGTTGAAGAGGCTGCGACCTAATTTGTCTGTGGAGAATGCCTTGATTGATATGTATGCTAAGTGTGGGTGCTTATTAGAAGCTAGGAAAGTATTTGAAGAGATGAAGATCAAGGATGTTGTTTCTTGGACTTCGATGATGTCTGCCTATGGTAGGAGTGGGAAAGGTCACGAAGCTGTTGAGTTATTCTCCCAAATGCAGGACTTAGGTATTGTCCCGGATTCTATAGCATTTGTCTCCATTCTTTCAGCTTGCAGCCACGCGGGGTTATTGGCAGAAGGGCGTGAGTATTACAGAATGATGACAGAAAGATATGAGATAGTTCCAAGAGTTGAACACTTTACTTGCATGGTTGATCTACTTGGCCGTGCTGGTCGGGTTGATGAGGCCTATGCTCATATTAAGCAGATGCCGGTGGAGCCCAATGATAGAGTGTGGGGAGCTCTGTTGAATGCTTGCCATGTGTATAATAACATGGATATCGGGGTCGTAGCAGCTGATCATCTATTTGAATTGGCTCCAAACCAATCTGGTTACTATGTTCTGTTATCGAACATCTATGCTAAGGCTGGGAGATGGAGGGATGTATCTTTGGTTCGATCAATCATGAAGGATAGAGGAATAAAGAAAATACCAGGTGTGAGCAATGTTGAGCTCCGTGATCAAGTCCACACTTTTCTTGCTGGTGATAGATCACACCAGCAATCGAAAGAGATATATGAAGAGTTGGATATCTTGGTGGGAAAAATAAAAGAAGCTGGTTACGTTCCTAAAACAGACACTGCCCTGCATGATGTGGAGGAGGAGGAAAAAGAGAACCACTTAGCAGTCCACAGTGAGAAGTTGGCCATTGTCTTTGCACTCATCAATAGCAGCCCACACACGCCAATCAGGGTTACTAAGAATCTGCGTGTCTGTGAGGATTGCCATGTTGCTATCAAGTTCATCTCCAAGATTGCTGACCGTCAGATCACAGTGAGGGATACGAACCGCTATCACCATTTTGAAAATGGCATTTGCTCATGTGGTGATTACTGGTGA
- the LOC130993955 gene encoding uncharacterized protein LOC130993955, with protein MLTELDKWRNEAYESSRIYKERAKKFHDLSIRTKEIKPGDEVLLYNSKLRLFPGKLQSRWTGPYVVHKSNWNGTYELFAADGTTFTVNGHRLKPYFKSNVDRGLEVVKFNDP; from the coding sequence ATGTTGACAGAGTTGGATAAATGGAGGAATGAGGCCTATGAGAGTTCCCGCATTTACAAAGAGAGGgccaagaaattccatgatttgagcatccgcaccaaggaaatcaagccaggAGATGAGGTGCTATTATACAATTCGAAATTACGTTTGTTTCCTGGCAAGTTGCAATCAAGATGGACAGGGccatatgtggtgcataagagcaattggaatgggacgtatGAGTTGTTTGCCGCTGATGGCACTACCTTCACTGTCAATGGTCATCGTCTCAAACCATACTTCAAGTCAAACGTGGATCGTGGTCTTGAAGTTGTCAAATTCAATGACCCATga
- the LOC130993404 gene encoding probable inactive receptor kinase At4g23740: MCKAERMGVNLIFSAILVCAVMLSPARTEPVEDKRALLDFLDNIHHSRKLNWNETTSACSRWTGIACSSDNSSVVAVRLPGVGLAGSIPSNTLSRLSHLQTLSLRSNALTGSFPADLLQLRDLIGLHLQSNSFQGPLPSDFSLWKNLTALNLSENDFNGSIPSSLANLTHLTLLNLANNSLSGDLPDINLPSLQFLDLSNNNLTGLLPHSLSRFPSSCFSGNNFSSPSPSPTPQPRMKHSSKFSESAVLGIIIGSCVVAFVSIALLLIVTNRKGDEDGEILATAKKEKPVAPEHKDGNSKLVFFEGSNLAFDLEDLLRASAEVLGKGTFGTTYKAALEDATIVAVKRLKEVGVGRKEFEQQMEVAGSIKHENVATLRAYYYSKDEKLMVYDYYNQGSASSLLHAKRGGNRLPLDWDTRLRIATGAARGIVCIHSQSGGKLVHGNVKASNIFLNSKHFGCVSDLGLATVMSPVAAAPVTRSAGYRAPEVTDTRKASQASDVYSFGVVLLELLTGKSPVSGSSGEEAVHLVRWVQSVVREEWTGEVFDVELLRYPNIEEEMVAMLQIAISCVARVAAQRPKIGDVVRLLEDIRGSSQSAGTRSPASTPAPTPPLTGVGSPSNRD, encoded by the exons atGTGTAAGGCGGAAAGAATGGGCGTGAATTTGATCTTCTCAGCAATTCTGGTGTGTGCTGTTATGTTATCGCCTGCAAGAACGGAGCCCGTTGAAGATAAACGGGCTCTGCTGGATTTCTTGGACAACATTCACCACTCACGGAAGCTGAATTGGAACGAGACGACTTCTGCGTGCAGCAGGTGGACTGGCATCGCGTGCAGCTCTGATAATTCAAGCGTCGTAGCAGTCCGGTTGCCCGGCGTGGGACTCGCAGGCTCCATCCCTTCCAACACGCTCAGCCGTTTGTCTCATCTTCAAACCCTGAGCCTCAGATCCAACGCCCTCACTGGCTCCTTCCCTGCTGATCTTCTGCAGCTTCGCGATTTGATCGGTCTTCATCTCCAGAGCAACAGCTTTCAGGGTCCGCTGCCCTCGGATTTCTCTCTCTGGAAGAATCTCACGGCGCTCAACTTGTCGGAGAATGATTTCAATGGGAGCATTCCGTCTTCACTTGCGAATTTGACTCATCTCACTCTCTTGAATCTCGCCAATAACTCTCTCTCTGGAGACCTTCCTGATATCAATCTCCCCAGCCTCCAGTTTCTCGACTTGTCCAACAACAATCTCACCGGACTCCTGCCTCATTCGCTCTCCAGATTCCCGAGCTCATGTTTCTCCGGCAACAACTTCTCGTCTCCGTCTCCGTCTCCGACTCCTCAGCCACGGATGAAGCATTCATCGAAATTCAGTGAATCTGCCGTCCTGGGAATCATCATTGGTAGCTGTGTGGTGGCGTTTGTGTCGATTGCCCTTCTGTTGATTGTCACAAACAGAAAGGGGGATGAGGATGGTGAGATCTTAGCCACtgcaaagaaagaaaaaccgGTGGCTCCCGAGCACAAAGATGGGAATAGCAAGCTTGTATTTTTTGAAGGTAGTAATCTTGCATTTGACCTCGAGGATTTGCTGAGGGCCTCTGCGGAGGTGCTTGGGAAGGGCACGTTTGGGACGACATATAAGGCAGCATTGGAGGATGCCACCATTGTTGCGGTGAAGAGGTTGAAGGAGGTGGGCGTTGGCAGAAAGGAGTTCGAGCAGCAGATGGAGGTGGCCGGAAGCATCAAGCATGAGAACGTGGCTACATTGAGAGCTTACTACTATTCAAAGGATGAAAAGCTTATGGTTTATGACTATTACAATCAAGGCAGCGCCTCCTCCTTGCTACACG CCAAGAGAGGTGGCAACCGCCTTCCTTTAGACTGGGATACGCGCCTCAGGATTGCAACGGGTGCAGCGAGGGGTATCGTGTGCATCCACTCACAGAGTGGAGGGAAGCTTGTCCATGGAAATGTGAAGGCCTCCAACATTTTTCTCAACTCCAAGCATTTTGGCTGTGTGTCTGATCTTGGGTTAGCGACGGTGATGAGCCCGGTTGCAGCAGCGCCAGTGACGCGGAGTGCTGGCTACCGTGCACCAGAGGTCACGGACACTAGGAAGGCGTCACAGGCGTCTGATGTCTACAGCTTTGGAGTTGTACTGCTCGAGCTTCTGACTGGGAAATCTCCGGTTTCTGGGTCCAGTGGTGAGGAGGCTGTCCACCTCGTCAGATGGGTTCAATCTGTGGTTCGGGAGGAATGGACAGGTGAGGTGTTCGACGTGGAGCTGCTGAGGTATCCTAATATAGAGGAAGAGATGGTGGCGATGCTGCAAATAGCCATCAGCTGCGTGGCCAGAGTGGCAGCACAGAGGCCGAAAATCGGAGACGTGGTGAGGTTGCTGGAGGACATTAGAGGAAGCAGTCAATCTGCTGGAACCAGATCTCCAGCTTCAACTCCGGCTCCGACGCCTCCTCTCACGGGCGTGGGATCACCTTCCAATCGTGATTAG